The genomic interval GGGAAAACTCCTGCTTCGAGAATAAGTTCATGAAGCTTAAACGAAATCATGGTACTAAATAATGTAGCAAAAAATATTATGACAATCATCTTTGTTCGCAAACTACGAAAAATGGTTCTTTTCTTCATATAAAAATACCTTCCTGACCTCTTTATAGTTCTTAACACCTATCATTTTTTATTAACATCTAACTTTTTTGCTTACACTTCTTTTGCAAATATGACTAAAGAAGCATAAATTTGTAAGTTAATGAAATTTTCTCAAAACAAATAGTTGTTTATACCTATTTTACAAAAAAACACTGTTTTAAGCAATTTTAAACAATCGTTTATTAATAAAAAAGAGGCATAGCCCAACGAACGGCTATGCCCAAAGTGAGAGGAGGTTATGGGGTTACGGTATAAAGAATATGACTGTGTATTCAGCTTCTTTAGAAGGTGATACAAGCTATTCCTTATACTTATTAAATATGCTTTTTTGTAAAATGAGTGAGGGCTTATCCCCTTTATCCATAAAAAAGGGCAATCATCCTTTAGCGGTAGTATATTTATTATTCTCTACATATACTAAAATATATGAATAGCGGAAAGAAGGTTCGAAATGAAAAACCCCGTATATGTAAACTTGATTATCTATTGCTGCTTGTTGACTATCTTCACGACGTTTCTTTTCTATGCTATGACTGGTTTATCCGTTTACACCTTTGCTTCGTTTATTTCAGGAATAGCTGTTGCTTTCTTCAATTTATTAGAAGAGGAAGTCATTCATAAGAAAATTCATGATGAACAATAATATTCTTCGTTTAAAAGAACTCATGTAAATTCAAAAAGTAGCTGTTTTATAGAATACGTTACAAACATTTAGAATCCAGCAAAAAAATTTAATTTTTATGTATAAAAAAAGAAAAAGGGGACCACAATGATACTACAAAGTGTAATTCCCCCTTTTGTTTTGAGTTGCTAAGGAAGATCTTTACCAAAGATTCCTTTGCAACTCATTTTTTTATTGAATTAATTGCAGAAATTGTCGCGTTCTTGCTTCTTGTGGTGTAGAAAAGATATCATGAGGTGTTCCTTTTTCCACAATATAGCCACCATCCATGAAAATAACCTCGTCTGCTACTTCGCGCGCAAATTTCATCTCATGCGTGACAACAATCATTGTCATTCCTTCATTTGCTAGTTCTTTTATTACCTTCAACACTTCCCCAACAAGCTCAGGGTCTAATGCGGAAGTCGGTTCATCAAATAACATCACTTCTGGTTCCATCGCTAGTGCCCGTGCAATACCGACACGCTGTTGCTGACCACCTGACAATTGAAATGGATAGTAATCGATTTTATCACCGAGGCCAACTTTATTCAATAAATCAGCAGCCTTTTTTCTTGCATTTTCCTTCGATTGCTTCTTCACCGTAATGGGACCTTCCATCACATTTTCAATCGCTGTTTTATGTGGGAAAAGATTATAGCTTTGAAAAACCATTCCCGTTAATTTTCGAAAATCTGTTACTGCCTTTTTCGTCACTTTTTTCGAAAAATCTAATTGTTTTTTCTCAATCGTAATATGACCTGCCGTTGGTGTTTCCAGTATATTCAAACAACGTAGCATTGTTGTTTTCCCTGATCCAGATGGTCCAATTACGACAATTACTTTGCCTTTTTCTACTTCTAGATTTATGTCCTTTAATACTTGTAAATCACCAAAATGCTTAGATAATCCCTTGATTGAAATCATGCTATTCTCTCCTTTCTATATCGATTTTTGAACTTCTTAATGGAAGTGTCGTTTTATTTATTCAAGTGACGTCCGAATCGATTTTCCAGACTCTGTTGAATAATAGAAAGAGGAAAACAAATAAGCCAATACAAGAGAGCAACCTCTGAATAAAGCAATAAAAATTCATAGTTCGTGCTCGCTATTTCTTGTGCCTTTCGAAACATTTCTGTCACTAAGATTAAAGCTGCTAGAGATGAATCCTTAATTAAACTTATAAATGTATTAGACAATGGCGGAATCGAAACACGTGCAGCTTGCGGCAATATAATTCTTTTTAAATTTTGGACATAGCTCATGCCAATGGAATATCCAGCTTCCCATTGACCTTTCGGAATACTTAGAATGGATCCTCTGACTATTTCTGATCCATAAGCTCCAACGCTTAAGGAAAAACCAATAATTGCTGCTACAAACGGTTCGAGGATGATACCAATATTCGGTAATCCGTAAAAAATAATGAAAAGCTGCACAAGTAATGGTGTTCCTCGAATGATGGAAACATAAATTCCCGCAATGATTTGCAGAATTTTAATACTTGATAATCTAGCTAAAGCGGTTAATACAGCAAGGATTATCCCAATGATAAAGGAAATAATTGATAGTGGTATCGTATATAAAATAGCCCCCTTCACCAAAGGGAGAAGGGAACTAACTGCAATATCGTAATATCGCTGAAATGCTTCTGGGTCTGTGAAAATACTATTTAAGTACATCTTCTCCGAACCATTTCTCCGATATTGATTTATACGTACCATCATCAATCATTTCTTGTAAGGCCTTGTTTACCGCTTCTACTAGCGTATCATTTCCTTGTCTAAACATTAAACCACTTTGAGACACATCTTCAGCAGTATCTGCAATCACAGCTTTTGCATCAGGCTTTTGCTTTTTAAAATCTAAGAAAGATAATTTATCATTAATCGTAATATCAACTCGTTTTGCGTTCAATAATTCAATCGCTTGATTAAATCCATCAACTCCAACGATTTCTGCACCGTTATCTTTTGCGATTTCTGCGTAATTACTTGTTAGAGACTGTGCAGACTTTAATCCTTTAATGTCCTCAAAGCTTTTTACATCTGAATCTTCTCTTGTGATAAGAACAGCAGCAGATGAAATATACGGATCAGAGAAAGAGTACTTTTCTTGTCGATCTGCTCTTATCCCTACTTGGTTTGCAACCATATCAAATCGCTTAGCATCAAGACCAGCAAACATGGCATCCCACTGTGTCTCCATAAATTCAGCTTCCACACCTAAATGTTTTGCAACTTCTTGTGCAATTTCTATATCAAATCCAGTTAATTTCCCTGAATCATCATGAAAAGTAAAGGGAGGATATGTACCTTCCGTACCAACTACTAATTTCCCATTTTCTTTTATTTGCGCTAATAGATCTGTTTTGTTATCATTTTTATCTGCAGAATCATTTGATTCATTGTCTGATTTACTCCCACATGCAGACAAAACAATTGTGAAACTTAGTAATAAACTAAACAATATACTTAATTTTTTCATCTTAATCCTCCTAATTCCGATAAGATTTGTCAGCAATTGCTATCATATTATATGGAATTGCCTTTGTCAAAGCTTTCATTCTAACTTTTATTTTCACCAAAAGTTCTGACTTTAACCAATAGTGATATATCCATTTCATACCAAAAAAAGCGACCATTTAAACGGTCACTTTTTTCCATTTATATAAAAAATCTATTATTTAAGATTTAATTAATCGTTTTTCATCCATCGGAATTATTAAGGAATTAACTCCCTATTACTACCTAGCTTTCTTCTAGGTTAAATGAATCTGTTATGTTATAAATAAAAAATAATAGCCTTATACTGCTGTTCTCATAAAAACATGGGGATATTGATGTAATCTCCCTTCATAAACTCTTTGCATATTGTATTCGTCTAATAAATCATACGGTGTTATTAAACATGGTGGTTTATTAAAAAATAATACACCACTTTCATGTAAAATCGAGGCGACAAATTGAGAACAAAAATAAGCATTCTCTCGGTTATAGGGTATCTTAAACAAAATAAATAATAGTCCAATAAGATTGTAACGATAATTTCTTTGTTCCTTCTCCATCTGTTCAATCTTACTTTTCATCTTTTCATATTGTGTCTCCGTCACGGAGATCGAATAAATGATGCAACGACTTTTTCGAAAAAAATCATGTTGTACATTTTCTTTCACAAAGCCGCCGATAAAGGGATTTCTAGGTCTCCTTCTCCCAAAACTATACACTTCCTTTAATTGCGGATCAAAGGAAATAGATGCATGATTATGGGGCTTTCTTGTAAATAATTTAATACAACGTGTGAATAAAGTTCCTGTATCCGTTAAAATAATATAGACTTTTTGTTCCGTCACTCAAACATCCCTCCTTTATTAAATTCGCAATTTTCAATCTCTTTGTACAGAACTAATTTAAGCTATTTCTGCAATGGATTTCACACACAGTTCCATATCCTCATTAGTTCATTTTGCAACAAAACCTTTTTCAAATCCTCTGTTCTATCATATAAAGAATATCTAATACTTGAAACAAACTCTTGGATTATTTTTATCTACGTCTTTAGACTTAAAAAAGTTACAAAAAAGCATCCTTACATTAGAATTCTGCCATAATGCTGATTGTTCCTTCTATGTAAGATGCTTTTGTTTTTTTCTTAAAGAACAAGTGTTTGATAATTATACAGGGTAGGCAGGGAACCCTTTTTAGTTGCCACCATTGCGCCTAGCTTATTCGCATGTCCTATATAATTCACCATCTCTTCTTTCGTATGAGGAAATCCCTTTTCGTGTATATAAGATAGAATAGCTGCCATAAATGCGTCGCCTGAGCCATTAGTATCTAAAACTTTCACTGCCTCGGCAGGTACATGCACTTTTTCTTGGTCAAACAATTGTCCAATAGCTCCTTTTTCTCCTAGTGTAACAAGCTGAAATGGCATATGGAAATTTGCCAGCTGTTCCATCCCTTGCTCCACTGTATCTACCTCCATTAGAAAACAAAGCTCTTCTTCTGATAACTTTAGAACATCAACAAGAGGCAAAAGCTCCCTAATCACCTGTCTGCATTCCTCTTCCCTATTCCATCGTTTCAGCCGAATGTTCGCATCAAAAGCAATTAACAGCCCTTCTTCCTTTGCTAAGCTTATTGCTTTTTTTGTTGCTGCTCTTGCATGTGGATGAAAAAGTGTCCCAGATCCGAAATAGAAAATAGATTTATTTTCAAAAGATTCTCCTTTAATGTCTGTTTCCAATACGACTTCATCTGGAGTTTCATTTTCGTAATTATGAAAATGCCTTTCTCCAAATGCATCAAGATGGACAAAAACATTAGAAATTTTCTTTGTTGATGTACGAACACTATCATCCAAATTTATTTGTTCCTTTTGCATCTCCTCTTCCACAAATTTGCTATCTTCTTCAATCCCTAACTTTGTAATATAAAAGCTTGGAATACCAAATCTACTTATATGTACAGCAACATTAACAGAAGCTCCACCTAAATTTCTATCAAAGCTGTTATTATCACTTGTTCGTGAAACAAAATCAATAAACGCATCACCAAGAGATAGAATTCCTTTTTGAGCCATATCATTCTCTCCCCCTCTATATTTACTCTCCTAAGTATACCTTCATTCCGATTATTAAGCATTTTAACCTGAAGGAACTTTGGGAAAATTAGTGAAACTCACGAAACAATTTCTACGTTATACTCTATGTAAAAATTTTAATAGCAGAAATTTTACCTCACATAGCATTCAGCTTTTGCTAAATATTTGATATGATAGTTGGGTGTATGTTTTTCCGCAAAAAATATAATTTTTATATTAATTGATAAATAGGAGTGAAAAAGGCTTGGATAAATTATGGGAATTAATAGTTGCCTTTATTTTAGGCATAGTAGAAGGTTTAACTGAATTTGCACCTGTTTCATCAACAGGACATATGATACTTGTTGATGATTTATGGTTAAAATCAGGAGAAATTTTTTCACCTGAAGTAGCAAATACCTTTAAAGTAGTAATTCAATTAGGATCGATTTTAGCAGTAGTCATCATCTTCAAAGATCGCTTCCTAAATATTCTAGGTTTGAAAAAAACGATTAATGGTGAAAAAGTAACCGGGCATAAATTAAGCCTAGTACAAGTTCTTATCGGATTGATTCCAGCAGGTGTTTTAGGACTCCTTTTTGATGATTACATAGATGAGCATCTATTTAATTTTGAAACAGTTGTGTATGCTTTGATTGTCGGTGCCATTTTGATGATTATCGCAGATTACACACAAAAGAAAAAGAAACCAACAACGACTTCTTTGGACCAAATTACAAATAAACAAGCATTTTTCATTGGATTATTTCAATGTATTGCCTTATGGCCAGGGTTTTCAAGATCTGGATCAACGATATCTGGTGGAGTACTTATGGGACTAAGCCATCGTGTTGCAGCTGATTTTACATTTATCATGGCTGTTCCGATTATGGCTGGAGCAAGCTTTATTTCTTTATTAAACAATTGGGAATATATCACATCAGCTTCTCTTCCATTCTTTATTGTTGGCTTTATCAGTGCGTTTATTTTTGCATTAATTTCCATTCGATTCTTCTTAAAGTTAATTGATCGAATAAAATTAACACCATTTGCAATTTACCGCATTATTATTGCCGTTATTATTATCGTGGTATTCTTATAAAAACAGTTGGTAGTTATTCATGAACGAAAAAGGTCATCTCATTTTTGAGATGACTTTTTTCGTTCATTTATTTCCCCATGCTTCAATCATTTTTTATCGCTCTTCACTTCTAATATATCCAGCAAAAATATGAAAATAGGAATCCCTACAATTAAACCCCAGACTCCAAAGAAGTGCTCAGAAAATATAAGAACAATAAATGTGAAAAATACTGGCAAATCAGTCTTAGAAGACATTAACTTTGGATTTAAAATATATGCCTCAATCGAATGAATAACCATAATTAAGACAACAACCGAAATGACATGGGTTATTCCTCCAACGGTGTAGCCAATAATGCATAATGGGATGAAAGAAATAATGACTCCTGCCACTGGTATAAGCCCAAGCAAAAAAATCATAATGCCTAAGCCAAATAATTGAGGAAAGCCTAGGAAATATAAAGAAGTTGTCGTTAAAAGGCAATTAATGATTGCAATAATAAATTGTGCTTCAATTACTTTTCCAAAAGTAGCAACAAATTTCTTTCCGAAATACATACATTCAAAATAAATCGGCGCTATTTTGCTAGTATGGAAACGAATCGCAAATAATCGCAATCGATCCTTTTCTAATAGAAAAAATAAGCTAAGCACAATTGCCATAAACACTTGCAGAAGATTTCCCCATATATTTGTAAAATACTTAAATATAAAGCTGAAACCCTGATGCAAATAAGTAGTAATACTTAAATTATTAATTATGTTAACGATAAAATTTAATACAACATTATCATGTGGTTGCATATAAAAATCTGTAATTTGAATAACTAATACAGAAATTTGCTGAATGACAACAGGCAAATAGGTGGAAATTCCATATATAAGTAGCGATAAAACGGAAAAATAGAGCAAGATAACAGCAATTGTCCGTTTTATGGCAAACTTACTTGTAAAAAACTGAACAAGTCTATCCATTAAAAAGGAAAAAATAAAAGTAAATAAAAGCAGATTTATCATACTTCGAACAAAATAAAGGCACAAACCAATTAAAAACAAAATAAAAAATCTTTTTACCCCTCTTTTTTGAAAAAATTGCACCAATGTTTCCACACAAAAGACCCCTGACGATTTAAAATGCCTAACTAATATGAAATTTTCTTTCATCCTTCATTATCAATCCATTAAAGAAAAATAACAAGAAAAAACGATTGAATTTTTTATGACGTTGATTCTCTTTGAGTATTGCTAGTACCACCCTATATTTTAGCATTTGATTTTCACGAAATTGTAACAGAAAGGAATAAATTTCTATATTTTTTAGAAAAATCTTTCTTTACAGTCTATATGATAATTAGTAAAATAGGAAAGTCGTTTTTTTATACGGTCGATATTTTTATATAATTTTCGCAATTTTTTATCATCAGGAGGTTTACATGAAAATCTTTAGAAAAAAGGCAGTAACTTCAAGTACAAGCACCTCGCTAAATCGTGTACTCGGCGCATTTGATTTAACGATGTTAGGAGTCGGTGCAATAGTTGGTACTGGAATTTTCGTATTGACTGGTGTTGCTGCGGCTAAATATGCAGGACCAGCTCTTATTCTTTCCTTTATCATTGCCGGCCTAGCTTGTACTTTTGCTGCTTTATGCTATTCGGAGTTTGCATCAATGATTCCACAGTCCGGTAGTGCCTATACTTATAGCTATGTAGCATTTGGAGAAGTAATTGCTTGGATTTTAGGATGGGATTTAGTATTGGAATATGGACTTGCTTCTGCAGCTGTGGCCAGTGGCTGGTCAGGCTATTTCCAAAGCCTATTATCAGGTTTTGGCATTCATTTGCCTACCTTTATGACAAGTGCTTTTAACCCTGCAAATGGTACATTTATTGATGTCCCTGCCATTATTATCGTCTTTATTATTACACTTTTATTAACGAGAGGAATTCAAGAATCCTCTAAATGGAATATCATTATGGTATTTATTAAATTAGCAGTCGTTTTACTCTTTATATTTGTTGGTGTTTGGTATGTAAAACCAGATAATTGGGTACCATTTACACCATTTGGTTTTTCTGGTATTACGACAGGTGCAGCTGTTGTTATTTTTGCTTATTTCGGCTTTGATGCTGTTTCCACAGCCGCAGAAGAAGTGAAAAATCCACAAAGAAATCTACCTATTGGGATAATTTCAGCTTTAGCTATTTGTACCGTACTCTACATTATTGTATCGCTTATTCTAACAGGAATTGTTCCTTATCATCAATTAAATGTAAAAGATCCTGTTGCCTTTGCTCTTAGCTATATAAATCAAAATTGGGTAGCTGGTTTTGTTTCGCTTGGTGCAATCATCGGTATCACTACCGTACTCATGGTAATGATGTTTGGACAAACTCGCCTTTTTTATGCAATTAGTAAAGATGGTTTGCTTCCAAAATCTATGCAAAAGGTTAGTAAGAAAACCCAAGTTCCTATTGTCAGTACATGGATAACATCCGCTTTAGTAGCTATATTTGCAGGCTTTGTGCCACTAGAT from Niallia sp. FSL W8-0635 carries:
- a CDS encoding carbohydrate kinase family protein; translated protein: MAQKGILSLGDAFIDFVSRTSDNNSFDRNLGGASVNVAVHISRFGIPSFYITKLGIEEDSKFVEEEMQKEQINLDDSVRTSTKKISNVFVHLDAFGERHFHNYENETPDEVVLETDIKGESFENKSIFYFGSGTLFHPHARAATKKAISLAKEEGLLIAFDANIRLKRWNREEECRQVIRELLPLVDVLKLSEEELCFLMEVDTVEQGMEQLANFHMPFQLVTLGEKGAIGQLFDQEKVHVPAEAVKVLDTNGSGDAFMAAILSYIHEKGFPHTKEEMVNYIGHANKLGAMVATKKGSLPTLYNYQTLVL
- a CDS encoding undecaprenyl-diphosphate phosphatase, with the protein product MDKLWELIVAFILGIVEGLTEFAPVSSTGHMILVDDLWLKSGEIFSPEVANTFKVVIQLGSILAVVIIFKDRFLNILGLKKTINGEKVTGHKLSLVQVLIGLIPAGVLGLLFDDYIDEHLFNFETVVYALIVGAILMIIADYTQKKKKPTTTSLDQITNKQAFFIGLFQCIALWPGFSRSGSTISGGVLMGLSHRVAADFTFIMAVPIMAGASFISLLNNWEYITSASLPFFIVGFISAFIFALISIRFFLKLIDRIKLTPFAIYRIIIAVIIIVVFL
- a CDS encoding amino acid permease; the protein is MKIFRKKAVTSSTSTSLNRVLGAFDLTMLGVGAIVGTGIFVLTGVAAAKYAGPALILSFIIAGLACTFAALCYSEFASMIPQSGSAYTYSYVAFGEVIAWILGWDLVLEYGLASAAVASGWSGYFQSLLSGFGIHLPTFMTSAFNPANGTFIDVPAIIIVFIITLLLTRGIQESSKWNIIMVFIKLAVVLLFIFVGVWYVKPDNWVPFTPFGFSGITTGAAVVIFAYFGFDAVSTAAEEVKNPQRNLPIGIISALAICTVLYIIVSLILTGIVPYHQLNVKDPVAFALSYINQNWVAGFVSLGAIIGITTVLMVMMFGQTRLFYAISKDGLLPKSMQKVSKKTQVPIVSTWITSALVAIFAGFVPLDRLAELTNIGTLFAFTMVSLGVVVLRYTQPDLQRGFKTPFVPFIPGLAVIFCVYLMLQLSTFTWKGFAVWLVIGLIIYIAYGYKHSKLNDSNEKSIE
- a CDS encoding amino acid ABC transporter substrate-binding protein, giving the protein MKKLSILFSLLLSFTIVLSACGSKSDNESNDSADKNDNKTDLLAQIKENGKLVVGTEGTYPPFTFHDDSGKLTGFDIEIAQEVAKHLGVEAEFMETQWDAMFAGLDAKRFDMVANQVGIRADRQEKYSFSDPYISSAAVLITREDSDVKSFEDIKGLKSAQSLTSNYAEIAKDNGAEIVGVDGFNQAIELLNAKRVDITINDKLSFLDFKKQKPDAKAVIADTAEDVSQSGLMFRQGNDTLVEAVNKALQEMIDDGTYKSISEKWFGEDVLK
- a CDS encoding amino acid ABC transporter ATP-binding protein, translating into MISIKGLSKHFGDLQVLKDINLEVEKGKVIVVIGPSGSGKTTMLRCLNILETPTAGHITIEKKQLDFSKKVTKKAVTDFRKLTGMVFQSYNLFPHKTAIENVMEGPITVKKQSKENARKKAADLLNKVGLGDKIDYYPFQLSGGQQQRVGIARALAMEPEVMLFDEPTSALDPELVGEVLKVIKELANEGMTMIVVTHEMKFAREVADEVIFMDGGYIVEKGTPHDIFSTPQEARTRQFLQLIQ
- a CDS encoding AI-2E family transporter, with the protein product METLVQFFQKRGVKRFFILFLIGLCLYFVRSMINLLLFTFIFSFLMDRLVQFFTSKFAIKRTIAVILLYFSVLSLLIYGISTYLPVVIQQISVLVIQITDFYMQPHDNVVLNFIVNIINNLSITTYLHQGFSFIFKYFTNIWGNLLQVFMAIVLSLFFLLEKDRLRLFAIRFHTSKIAPIYFECMYFGKKFVATFGKVIEAQFIIAIINCLLTTTSLYFLGFPQLFGLGIMIFLLGLIPVAGVIISFIPLCIIGYTVGGITHVISVVVLIMVIHSIEAYILNPKLMSSKTDLPVFFTFIVLIFSEHFFGVWGLIVGIPIFIFLLDILEVKSDKK
- a CDS encoding amino acid ABC transporter permease — its product is MYLNSIFTDPEAFQRYYDIAVSSLLPLVKGAILYTIPLSIISFIIGIILAVLTALARLSSIKILQIIAGIYVSIIRGTPLLVQLFIIFYGLPNIGIILEPFVAAIIGFSLSVGAYGSEIVRGSILSIPKGQWEAGYSIGMSYVQNLKRIILPQAARVSIPPLSNTFISLIKDSSLAALILVTEMFRKAQEIASTNYEFLLLYSEVALLYWLICFPLSIIQQSLENRFGRHLNK